A genome region from Paracoccus stylophorae includes the following:
- a CDS encoding type I secretion system permease/ATPase, protein MKDLGTETRGDPTIEADPPHPKLRIDRDIKPGRPIDRTPSQPLGKTIDGDLAPIKPRPPGDGGGNGGGGKGNGPHFHRRLGPENFDESLRKGISVVRTNLSFVMLMTLATNILILAIPIYLFQISDRVFTSRSTDTLIMLTVVICGAVVLQAVFDAIRRFMLMRTAVEVAAQLGAPILSAAAHASLHSSGREYQTLGDLQQVRGFMTSGTLISFLDVPFAPLFILAIYLVHPHLGAIVVVSALLLLVIAIINQKLTAKPFAQANIAQSRANLHLDSMSRNSQVINALAMIPEAVSIWGRDTARSLTEQVRAQDRNIMSAAVSRAVRLLTQVGMLGWGAYLALQGQITGGMVIAASIIAGRALAPIEGSIEGWHAFLLTRSAYGRIAALLRGSKLQYERLRLPRPEGRLDVERLLYIPGGTKQVVLNSIGFSLNPGESLAVIGNSGAGKTTLGKMLVGSILPTSGNVRLDLMDLRNWDPRQFGENIGYLPQDVQLFPGTIKQNIARMREDATDAQIHEAAVLADVHEMIALLPQGYETFVAADGSPLSGGQKQRIALARAFFGNPRMVVLDEPNSNLDAAGDRALARAIQHARRSRITVVVVTQKPSLLSVVDKIMLLADGGVAMFGEREPVLRKLAGKKAPGGGQVPDQKGQPDA, encoded by the coding sequence TTGAAAGATCTGGGAACCGAGACCCGCGGCGATCCGACGATCGAGGCCGATCCGCCGCATCCGAAACTGCGCATCGACCGCGACATCAAGCCCGGCCGCCCCATCGACCGGACCCCGTCGCAGCCGCTTGGCAAGACCATCGACGGCGATCTGGCGCCGATCAAGCCGCGCCCGCCGGGCGACGGCGGCGGCAATGGCGGCGGCGGCAAGGGCAACGGGCCGCATTTCCATCGCCGGCTTGGCCCCGAGAATTTCGACGAAAGCCTGCGCAAGGGCATTTCGGTCGTCCGCACCAACCTGTCCTTCGTGATGCTGATGACGCTGGCGACGAATATCCTGATCCTCGCCATCCCGATCTATCTGTTCCAGATTTCGGACCGCGTCTTTACCAGCCGCTCGACCGATACGCTGATCATGCTGACGGTGGTGATCTGCGGCGCGGTCGTCCTGCAGGCGGTCTTCGACGCGATCCGCCGCTTCATGCTGATGCGCACGGCGGTCGAGGTCGCGGCCCAGCTTGGGGCGCCGATCCTCAGCGCGGCGGCTCATGCCTCGCTGCACAGTTCGGGACGCGAATACCAGACGCTTGGCGATCTGCAACAGGTGCGCGGGTTCATGACCTCGGGCACGCTGATCTCGTTTCTGGATGTGCCCTTCGCGCCGCTGTTCATCCTGGCGATCTATCTGGTCCATCCGCATCTGGGTGCCATCGTCGTCGTCTCGGCGCTGCTGCTGCTGGTCATCGCGATCATCAACCAGAAGCTGACGGCAAAGCCGTTCGCGCAGGCGAACATCGCCCAAAGCCGGGCGAACCTGCATCTGGATTCGATGTCGCGCAACAGCCAGGTGATCAACGCGCTGGCGATGATCCCCGAGGCGGTGTCGATCTGGGGCCGCGATACCGCCAGGTCGCTGACCGAACAGGTGCGCGCGCAGGACCGCAACATCATGTCGGCCGCCGTGTCGCGCGCCGTGCGTCTTCTGACCCAGGTGGGCATGCTGGGCTGGGGCGCCTATCTGGCGTTGCAGGGCCAGATCACCGGCGGCATGGTCATCGCCGCCTCGATCATCGCGGGCCGGGCGCTGGCGCCCATCGAAGGCTCGATCGAGGGGTGGCACGCGTTCCTGCTGACCCGGTCCGCCTATGGCCGGATCGCGGCGCTGCTGCGCGGGTCCAAGCTGCAATACGAACGGCTGCGCCTGCCCCGCCCCGAAGGCCGGCTGGATGTCGAACGGCTGCTGTATATCCCCGGCGGCACCAAGCAGGTCGTGCTGAACAGCATCGGCTTTTCGCTGAACCCCGGCGAAAGCCTGGCGGTGATCGGCAATTCGGGGGCCGGCAAGACCACGCTTGGCAAGATGCTGGTCGGGTCGATCCTGCCCACCTCGGGCAATGTCCGGCTGGACCTGATGGATCTGCGCAACTGGGATCCGCGCCAGTTCGGCGAGAATATCGGCTATCTGCCGCAGGACGTGCAGCTGTTTCCGGGCACCATCAAGCAGAACATCGCCCGCATGCGCGAGGATGCGACCGACGCCCAGATCCACGAGGCGGCGGTGCTGGCCGATGTGCACGAGATGATCGCTCTGCTGCCGCAGGGATACGAGACCTTCGTGGCCGCCGACGGCTCGCCCCTGTCGGGCGGGCAGAAACAGCGGATCGCGCTGGCGCGCGCGTTCTTCGGCAACCCGCGGATGGTGGTGCTGGACGAGCCGAACTCGAACCTGGACGCGGCCGGCGACCGGGCGCTGGCGCGGGCGATCCAGCATGCGCGCCGCAGCCGCATCACCGTCGTCGTGGTGACGCAGAAACCGTCGCTGCTGTCGGTCGTCGACAAGATCATGCTGCTGGCCGATGGCGGCGTCGCGATGTTCGGAGAGCGAGAGCCGGTGCTGCGCAAGCTGGCCGGAAAGAAGGCGCCCGGCGGCGGTCAGGTGCCCGATCAGAAAGGACAACCCGATGCGTGA
- a CDS encoding pyridoxal phosphate-dependent decarboxylase family protein yields MQPQDFEEWSRKAAEWGATYRRTLRDRPVRARTRPGEIYRAIPAHPPETGDEMQAIFADFERIIEPGMTHWQHPRFFAYFPANAAPVSVVAEYLVTAMAAQCMLWQTSPAATELETRMMEWLREALGLPPGFSGVIQDSASSATLAAVLVMRERALDWQGNIAGLAGQARVRIYCSDQVHSSIDRAVWISGIGQDNLVKLPAQGPTGSICADALEDAIRTDLEAGHRPAGLIACIGATGTGASDDLRAVIAVARRHGLYTHVDAAWAGAAMICPEFRKLWDGVEQADSVVFNPHKWLGAQFDCSAHLLRDPDALVRTLAIQPEYLKTHGHDGIVNYSEWSVPLGRRFRALKLWFLLRFHGLEGLRRMIRNHVRWSRALADRLAATPGFCIVTPPVLSLFSFRAEGADDAQTIALVNAINDDGRIYLTQTRVEGRVAIRFQAGQFDCTEEDVDTAYRAITETAARLAPSG; encoded by the coding sequence ATGCAGCCGCAGGATTTCGAGGAATGGTCGCGCAAGGCGGCCGAATGGGGCGCGACCTATCGCCGGACGCTGCGCGACAGGCCGGTGCGCGCCCGCACCCGACCCGGAGAGATCTATCGCGCGATCCCCGCCCATCCGCCCGAAACGGGCGACGAGATGCAGGCGATCTTTGCCGATTTCGAACGCATCATCGAACCCGGCATGACGCATTGGCAGCACCCGCGATTCTTCGCCTATTTCCCCGCCAATGCCGCGCCGGTATCGGTGGTGGCCGAATATCTGGTCACGGCGATGGCCGCGCAATGCATGTTGTGGCAGACCTCGCCCGCCGCGACCGAGCTTGAGACGCGGATGATGGAATGGCTGCGCGAGGCGCTTGGCCTGCCGCCGGGCTTTTCCGGCGTCATTCAGGACAGCGCATCCTCGGCCACGCTGGCTGCGGTGCTGGTCATGCGCGAACGAGCGCTGGACTGGCAGGGCAATATCGCCGGTCTGGCAGGGCAGGCGCGGGTGCGGATCTATTGTTCCGATCAGGTCCACAGCTCGATCGACCGGGCCGTCTGGATCAGCGGGATCGGGCAGGACAATCTGGTCAAGCTGCCCGCGCAGGGGCCGACCGGCTCGATCTGCGCCGATGCGCTGGAGGATGCGATCCGCACCGATCTTGAGGCGGGGCACCGGCCCGCCGGGCTGATCGCGTGTATCGGGGCGACCGGGACCGGGGCCAGCGACGATCTGCGCGCGGTGATCGCGGTTGCCCGCCGGCACGGTCTTTACACCCATGTCGATGCGGCCTGGGCCGGGGCGGCGATGATCTGCCCCGAGTTCCGCAAGCTGTGGGACGGGGTCGAACAGGCGGATTCGGTCGTCTTCAATCCGCATAAATGGCTGGGCGCGCAGTTCGATTGTTCGGCCCATCTGCTGCGCGACCCGGATGCGCTGGTTCGCACGCTGGCGATCCAGCCGGAATATCTGAAGACCCACGGCCATGACGGCATCGTCAACTATTCCGAATGGTCGGTGCCGCTGGGGCGGCGGTTCCGGGCGCTGAAACTGTGGTTCCTGCTGCGGTTTCACGGGCTTGAGGGGTTGCGCCGGATGATCCGCAACCATGTGCGCTGGTCGCGCGCGCTGGCGGACCGGCTGGCCGCGACGCCCGGTTTTTGCATCGTGACGCCGCCGGTGCTGTCGCTGTTCAGCTTTCGCGCCGAAGGGGCGGACGATGCGCAGACCATTGCGCTGGTCAACGCGATCAACGACGATGGCCGCATCTATCTGACCCAGACCCGCGTCGAGGGGCGGGTGGCGATCCGTTTTCAGGCCGGGCAGTTCGACTGCACCGAAGAGGATGTCGACACCGCCTATCGGGCGATCACCGAAACGGCGGCGCGGCTGGCCCCGTCGGGCTGA
- a CDS encoding HlyD family type I secretion periplasmic adaptor subunit codes for MRELVTVGGHDQWYGKVPRSIRKFAIFGIGLMILSFGGFGAWAFRAPLAAAVIAQGSFVATGQNKIVQHLEGGIIKEILVAEGDLIEKGDILLRMDETASLANERELELRRLRLEATEARLMAEYNELPDLTFPANIEQARSSNEVEAILASQTLAFNMSRRALSQDITLLVRNSDALDVRKVGYQTQLKSHRRQLELLREEHAVKQELFEKRLTRRPEVVAVERVLVEAEGQIGRLEAEISEIDQIQQKYEVQADKVRSDYRQAALDELQMVQAELEGVREQSRKAQNVLARSEVIAPVSGTVVRLHYHTSGGVVETGKPILEILPADEPLIIEAMISRTEIDSVRTGQAAAVRLTALNQRTTPVLEGQVYYISADAITETGKTGMQEVYLARISLEPQQIQRVPGFSPTPGMPAEVMIQTQERTFAQYLAKPIVDSMSRAFREQ; via the coding sequence ATGCGTGAACTGGTAACAGTCGGCGGGCACGATCAATGGTATGGCAAGGTTCCGCGTTCGATCCGCAAATTCGCCATTTTCGGGATCGGGCTGATGATCCTGTCCTTCGGCGGTTTCGGCGCATGGGCGTTCCGCGCGCCGCTGGCGGCGGCGGTGATCGCGCAGGGGTCCTTTGTGGCGACCGGGCAGAACAAGATCGTCCAGCATCTTGAAGGCGGCATCATCAAGGAGATCCTCGTGGCCGAGGGCGACCTGATCGAAAAGGGCGACATCCTGCTGCGCATGGACGAAACCGCCTCGCTTGCCAACGAACGCGAACTGGAACTGCGCCGCCTGCGGCTTGAGGCGACCGAAGCCCGCCTGATGGCCGAATATAACGAACTGCCCGACCTGACATTCCCGGCCAACATCGAACAGGCCCGCAGCAGCAACGAGGTCGAGGCGATCCTGGCCAGCCAGACCCTGGCCTTCAACATGTCGCGCCGGGCGCTGTCGCAGGACATCACCCTGCTGGTGCGCAATTCCGACGCGCTGGACGTGCGCAAGGTCGGCTATCAGACGCAGCTGAAATCGCATCGCCGCCAGCTGGAACTGCTGCGCGAGGAACACGCGGTCAAGCAGGAGCTGTTCGAGAAACGCCTGACGCGCCGCCCCGAGGTCGTGGCCGTCGAACGCGTTCTGGTCGAGGCCGAAGGCCAGATCGGCCGGCTTGAGGCGGAAATTTCCGAAATCGACCAGATCCAGCAGAAATACGAGGTGCAGGCCGACAAGGTCCGCAGCGATTACCGTCAGGCGGCGCTGGACGAATTGCAGATGGTTCAGGCCGAGCTTGAGGGCGTGCGCGAGCAGTCGCGCAAGGCCCAGAACGTGCTGGCCCGGTCCGAGGTGATCGCCCCGGTATCGGGCACGGTCGTGCGGCTGCATTATCACACCTCGGGCGGCGTTGTCGAAACCGGCAAGCCGATCCTGGAAATCCTGCCCGCCGACGAGCCGCTGATCATCGAGGCGATGATCTCGCGGACCGAGATCGACAGCGTGCGGACCGGGCAGGCCGCAGCGGTCCGCCTGACCGCGCTGAACCAGCGGACGACACCGGTGCTTGAAGGTCAGGTCTATTACATCTCGGCCGATGCGATCACCGAGACGGGCAAGACCGGGATGCAAGAGGTCTATCTGGCCCGCATCTCGCTGGAGCCGCAGCAGATCCAGCGGGTTCCGGGGTTCAGCCCGACCCCCGGCATGCCGGCCGAGGTGATGATCCAGACGCAGGAACGGACATTCGCGCAATATCTGGCGAAACCCATCGTGGACAGCATGTCGCGCGCCTTCCGCGAACAATAG
- a CDS encoding beta strand repeat-containing protein translates to MTTRNNNFLFDIEEVGGTSDTDADTASILQVDPGDDDGDMDNGSGSSDSDAEAISGSDSTSSSDSDSSSGSDATSGSDSTSDSGSDSSSTSNSSGNSNSNSNGHSSSSSNADSDVDVDVDVDVDVAVGLDAMPTDDDFADFDLTDSTIEDLLIADGNVNYNPGHDITTGDMLTGARFGAGNDAGFVNAQSIGLEDNDYLENPSVSNNADFAQDAHAEGGEANAAEGIAVDTNGGIGGSGAESAGGDATGGHAAGGDAHADTTGGDSGDTDTTGGISGNAGGAGATGHNVDAGDVDSSATGDGGDSGDNDADNDSDSSADTDSDVHGEGGAGGSVASSNSGDLSGEAAAESYDEGGDSGDADGRSSVEGDNQARARTDNDGGDNGDTDSSSATDTAAQSGSSVTAAGGSGGDIDGDVDATSDADSDGDADGTGGDSGDVDGNVAVEGSAQTDSDADGNGGDGGDADSDGDTSASAETDGYAEGSGGDSGEVNADGNGESANSNASDAYGEGGDSGDADASADVSGDAQNDVDNDASASSDSDADGTGGDSGDVDVAADGYGEANADSQADGTGGSGHIGSGTHASGDGNGLGAALAGGHGSGSTDDDASSTGGDAGGWADADSSANAGGLGSGTATADGDADGSGGSGGAGSSTAGPGTANGTGTGTANGTGTGSGSGTASSANTGGNGAAGSGATGPNTGTGSGTGSGTGMSGAAAEGTASTDDDANGTANGTGSANGSGTGSANGASGGTGAGSADNGTNTNTGTGTGTGMGTSGMAGDGSGRTDDDADGTATGTNSAESGAGGEGGARTDDDASADGTGRNDGDSGDGGAGSGRADNDADSAANARTDSDSGAGAAGTASSDDDAAADGTSSSTATGGAGGAADGTASGMASSADTATSSADSGNGGDAGSDTDSTVNGTNSGYADGEGGYGGLSDLAAEALAQSTSDVDSTQSSGAAGAGDANSEATSNGAATGMTSATGGLSGDVETTAMGGAGGAAMGGETIGGAGSNGGVWGGDGGSAANGAGGAGGDAGSWGSGNGDDGFVTGESYASAAAAVDQAAFNMNVVMGANVLGNTVDMNVVGGSFSSTYVGEDEG, encoded by the coding sequence ATGACGACCAGAAACAACAATTTTCTCTTCGACATCGAAGAGGTTGGCGGCACATCCGACACGGATGCCGACACCGCAAGCATCCTGCAGGTAGATCCCGGCGACGATGACGGCGACATGGACAACGGGTCCGGCAGCTCGGATTCGGACGCCGAGGCGATCTCCGGCAGCGACAGCACCAGCAGCAGCGATTCGGACAGCAGCAGCGGCAGCGATGCCACCAGCGGCAGCGACAGCACCAGCGATTCGGGCAGCGACAGCAGCAGCACCAGCAATTCGTCCGGCAACAGCAACAGCAACAGCAACGGCCATTCGTCCAGCAGCAGCAATGCCGACAGCGATGTGGACGTCGATGTCGATGTCGACGTCGATGTGGCGGTCGGCCTTGATGCCATGCCGACGGATGACGATTTCGCCGATTTCGACCTGACCGACAGCACCATCGAGGATCTGCTGATCGCGGACGGCAATGTCAATTACAACCCGGGCCACGACATCACCACGGGCGACATGCTGACCGGCGCGCGCTTTGGCGCGGGCAACGACGCGGGCTTCGTCAATGCCCAGTCGATCGGGCTGGAAGACAACGACTATCTGGAAAATCCGTCGGTTTCCAACAATGCCGACTTCGCCCAGGACGCGCATGCCGAAGGCGGCGAGGCGAATGCCGCCGAAGGGATCGCGGTTGACACCAATGGCGGCATCGGCGGCAGCGGCGCTGAAAGTGCCGGCGGCGATGCGACCGGCGGACATGCGGCTGGCGGCGACGCCCATGCCGACACCACGGGCGGCGATTCGGGCGACACCGACACGACCGGCGGGATCAGCGGGAATGCCGGCGGTGCCGGTGCCACCGGTCACAACGTGGACGCGGGCGATGTCGATTCCAGCGCAACCGGGGACGGAGGCGACAGCGGCGACAACGATGCCGACAACGATTCCGATTCCAGCGCCGACACCGATTCGGACGTGCATGGCGAAGGCGGGGCCGGCGGCAGCGTCGCGTCCAGCAATTCGGGCGATCTGTCGGGCGAGGCCGCGGCCGAATCCTATGACGAGGGCGGCGACAGCGGCGATGCCGATGGCCGGTCCTCGGTCGAGGGCGACAACCAGGCCCGCGCGCGCACCGACAATGACGGCGGCGACAACGGCGACACCGACTCGTCGTCGGCCACCGACACCGCTGCGCAGTCCGGCTCCAGCGTGACCGCCGCAGGCGGCAGCGGCGGCGATATCGACGGCGACGTCGATGCCACCAGCGACGCCGATAGCGACGGTGACGCGGACGGAACCGGCGGCGACAGCGGCGACGTTGACGGCAATGTCGCGGTCGAAGGCAGCGCCCAGACCGACAGCGACGCCGACGGCAATGGCGGCGATGGCGGCGATGCCGACAGCGACGGCGACACCTCGGCCAGCGCCGAGACCGACGGCTATGCCGAAGGCAGCGGCGGCGATTCGGGCGAGGTGAACGCGGACGGAAACGGCGAAAGCGCCAATTCCAACGCCTCGGACGCCTATGGCGAAGGCGGCGATTCGGGCGATGCCGATGCCTCGGCCGATGTGTCGGGCGATGCGCAGAACGACGTCGATAACGATGCCAGCGCCAGCAGCGACAGCGATGCCGATGGCACCGGCGGCGACAGCGGCGATGTCGATGTGGCGGCCGATGGCTATGGCGAGGCGAATGCCGACTCGCAGGCCGATGGCACGGGCGGCAGCGGCCACATCGGATCGGGCACCCATGCCAGCGGTGACGGCAACGGTCTTGGCGCTGCCCTGGCGGGCGGTCACGGATCGGGCAGCACCGATGACGATGCCTCCTCGACCGGCGGCGATGCCGGTGGCTGGGCCGACGCGGATTCGAGTGCGAATGCCGGCGGCCTGGGCAGCGGCACGGCCACGGCCGACGGCGATGCCGATGGCAGCGGCGGCAGCGGCGGCGCAGGCTCCAGCACGGCCGGTCCGGGCACGGCCAACGGCACCGGAACCGGCACTGCGAACGGCACCGGAACCGGATCGGGCAGCGGCACGGCCTCGTCGGCCAATACCGGCGGCAACGGCGCTGCGGGGTCGGGCGCGACCGGGCCGAATACCGGCACGGGCAGCGGCACCGGCAGCGGAACGGGCATGTCGGGTGCGGCGGCCGAGGGCACGGCATCGACCGATGACGACGCCAACGGCACCGCGAACGGCACCGGCTCTGCCAATGGCAGCGGCACGGGCTCGGCGAACGGCGCTTCGGGCGGGACGGGGGCGGGTTCGGCCGATAACGGCACGAACACCAACACCGGCACCGGCACCGGCACCGGCATGGGCACGTCCGGCATGGCCGGCGACGGCAGCGGCAGGACCGATGACGACGCCGATGGCACGGCCACCGGAACCAACAGCGCGGAATCCGGCGCTGGCGGCGAAGGCGGCGCACGGACCGATGACGATGCCAGCGCGGACGGCACCGGACGCAATGACGGCGATTCGGGCGATGGCGGGGCGGGCAGCGGCCGCGCCGACAACGACGCCGACAGCGCCGCCAATGCCCGCACCGACTCGGATTCCGGGGCAGGTGCGGCCGGAACCGCCAGCAGCGACGATGACGCGGCAGCCGATGGCACCTCGTCCTCGACGGCCACGGGCGGCGCCGGCGGCGCGGCGGACGGCACTGCCAGCGGCATGGCCAGCAGCGCCGACACCGCGACAAGCAGCGCCGACAGCGGCAATGGCGGCGATGCCGGATCGGACACCGATTCGACCGTGAACGGCACCAACAGCGGCTATGCGGACGGTGAGGGTGGCTATGGCGGCCTGTCCGACCTGGCTGCCGAGGCGCTGGCCCAGTCCACGTCCGATGTCGACAGCACGCAAAGTTCGGGTGCGGCCGGCGCGGGCGATGCCAACAGCGAAGCGACCAGCAACGGCGCGGCGACCGGCATGACCTCGGCCACGGGCGGTCTGTCCGGCGATGTCGAAACGACGGCCATGGGCGGCGCCGGCGGCGCGGCCATGGGCGGCGAGACGATCGGCGGTGCCGGATCGAATGGCGGCGTCTGGGGCGGTGACGGCGGCTCGGCTGCCAACGGTGCCGGCGGCGCCGGCGGCGACGCGGGAAGCTGGGGTTCGGGCAATGGCGACGATGGCTTCGTCACCGGCGAATCCTATGCCTCGGCGGCAGCCGCGGTCGACCAGGCGGCGTTCAACATGAACGTGGTCATGGGCGCCAACGTGCTGGGCAACACCGTGGACATGAATGTCGTCGGCGGCTCGTTCAGCTCGACCTATGTCGGCGAAGACGAAGGCTGA
- a CDS encoding helix-turn-helix transcriptional regulator — MYNGAGPADGADLPVVVFVGSSFQFSDRLLKLLKHDFGDIHFERVTDANIVLAHETAPRVVIIHEDVENLENMIEIFQRRLPDTQTAVACSGASVIDRLNAVPRHAPVSALRMDAQVDIWFSILRLLLSGYHYVPVESASRGSGRAVQPQADPVAETPEPDSRGGERLTPRELEILPMIAEGAQNKTIADTLGLSIHTVKLHSHNIFIKLGVPNRTGAANWYLSNLADRVLAHADPRQR; from the coding sequence ATGTATAACGGCGCAGGGCCGGCCGACGGCGCTGATTTGCCGGTTGTGGTATTCGTCGGGTCCTCGTTTCAATTCTCGGACAGATTATTGAAACTGTTGAAACACGATTTTGGCGATATTCATTTCGAGCGTGTGACCGATGCGAATATCGTGCTTGCGCATGAAACGGCGCCGCGTGTCGTCATTATCCATGAAGACGTTGAAAATCTGGAAAACATGATCGAGATTTTTCAGCGCCGCCTGCCCGACACGCAGACTGCCGTGGCCTGCAGCGGGGCCAGCGTGATCGACCGGCTGAACGCCGTTCCGCGCCACGCGCCGGTCAGCGCGCTGCGAATGGATGCGCAGGTCGATATCTGGTTTTCGATCCTGCGACTGCTGCTGTCCGGCTATCACTATGTGCCCGTCGAATCGGCTTCGCGGGGATCGGGGCGAGCGGTCCAGCCGCAGGCCGATCCGGTGGCCGAGACGCCCGAACCCGATTCGCGCGGCGGCGAGCGGCTGACCCCCCGCGAGCTTGAGATCCTGCCGATGATCGCCGAGGGCGCGCAGAACAAGACCATCGCCGACACGCTTGGGTTGTCCATCCACACGGTCAAGCTGCACAGCCACAACATCTTCATCAAGCTGGGTGTCCCGAACCGCACAGGTGCCGCCAACTGGTATCTGTCGAACCTGGCCGACAGGGTATTGGCCCATGCAGATCCAAGACAGCGCTAG